One part of the [Synechococcus] sp. NIES-970 genome encodes these proteins:
- the hisF gene encoding imidazoleglycerol phosphate synthase, cyclase subunit codes for MLAKRILPCLDVNAGRVVKGVNFVDLKDAGDPVELAKVYNEAGADELVFLDITATHEDRDTIIDVVYQTAEQVFIPLTVGGGISTTGQIKNLLRAGADKVSINSSAVRNPDFINEAADRFGNQCIVVAIDARRRPDPTNPGWDVYVRGGRENTGIDALSWAQEMAQRGAGELLVTSMDADGTQAGYDLELTRAIASAVEIPVIASGGAGNTHHIYEALTTGKAEAALLASLLHYGQLTVAEIKTYLQQHQVPVRPT; via the coding sequence ATGCTTGCCAAACGAATTTTGCCCTGCCTTGATGTCAATGCCGGTCGGGTTGTCAAGGGGGTCAATTTTGTGGATCTCAAGGATGCTGGCGACCCGGTGGAATTGGCGAAGGTTTATAACGAAGCGGGGGCTGATGAGCTGGTTTTTCTCGATATCACCGCCACCCATGAAGACCGGGACACGATCATCGATGTGGTCTACCAAACAGCGGAACAGGTGTTTATTCCCCTCACCGTCGGCGGGGGGATCAGCACCACCGGCCAGATTAAGAATCTATTGCGGGCCGGGGCTGACAAGGTGAGTATCAATTCTTCGGCGGTGCGCAACCCAGATTTCATCAATGAGGCGGCCGATCGCTTCGGCAATCAATGTATTGTGGTGGCGATCGATGCGCGTCGTCGCCCGGATCCGACCAATCCCGGTTGGGATGTGTATGTGCGCGGTGGCCGGGAAAATACAGGGATTGACGCCTTGAGCTGGGCTCAAGAAATGGCCCAACGGGGCGCCGGGGAACTGTTAGTCACCAGTATGGACGCCGATGGCACCCAAGCTGGTTACGACCTGGAATTAACCCGGGCGATCGCCTCGGCGGTAGAAATCCCAGTGATTGCCTCCGGGGGCGCGGGCAATACCCACCACATCTATGAAGCGCTGACGACAGGAAAGGCCGAAGCTGCCCTCCTGGCTTCTCTGCTCCACTATGGCCAACTGACCGTCGCTGAAATTAAAACTTACCTCCAGCAGCATCAGGTACCCGTGCGGCCCACCTAA